The following coding sequences lie in one Candidatus Kinetoplastibacterium sorsogonicusi genomic window:
- the carB gene encoding carbamoyl-phosphate synthase large subunit — MPKRKDLHSILIIGSGPIVIGQACEFDYSGVQACKAFKEENYKTILVNSNPATIMTDPETADVVYIEPINWQSLEKIIEKERPDALLPTMGGQTALNCALDLSRNGVLKKYNVELIGANSNAIEKAEDRQLFKKAMDSIGLQSAKSDIAHSLEEAWLIQKKIAIDNNNNGFPIVIRPSFTMGGSGGGIAYNSEEFETICNRGLEASPTHELLIEESLLGWKEFEMEVIRDKNDNCIIVCSIENLDPMGIHTGDSITVAPAQTLTDKEYQIMRDASFAVLREIGVDTGGSNVQFAVNPINGRMIVIEMNPRVSRSSALASKATGFPIAKIAALLSIGYTLDELSNDITGGTMPASFEPSIDYIVTKIPRFAFEKFVTADSKLTTQMKSVGEVMAIGRTFQESFQKALRSLEVGVDGLNQKTIDREILQLELGSPGPERIWYIGDAFAQGFSIEDVHKYTKIDAWFLSQIKEIVDIELSLELKNISDLNKDLLLELKRRGFSDARLAYLLDSSENEIRKLRHNFNIRPVYKRVDTCAAEFSTSTAYLYSTYEDECESDPSNKKKIMILGGGPNRIGQGIEFDYCCVHAAMALHEDGYETIMINCNPETVSTDYDISDRLYFEPLSLENVLEIFYKEQPYGVIVQYGGQTPLKLARALEANGVPIIGTSPDSIDIAEDRERFQKLIHKIKLLQPKNATARNEIEAISIADNIGYPLVVRPSYVLGGRAMEIVHERYDLERYMREAVKVSNDSPVLLDSFLNNAIEVDVDCICDGKDVFIGGIMEHIEQAGVHSGDSACSLPPYSLSEKIISDIKKQTTSLAKALNVKGLMNVQFAIQDNVIYILEVNPRASRTIPYVSKATGLQLAKVAARVMVGQSLKSQNIVNEITPNFYSVKEAVFPFAKFPGVDSILGPEMKSTGEVMGIGLSFAEAFVKAQLGAGIVLPNNGKIFISVKNQDKPKIKDIVLHLHNLGFEIISTIGTAKIIAELGIPVRIINKVNEGRPNVIDMLKNGEISMVINTVEEKRNAISDSKFIRTQSVLSKITIFTTINGAKAAVDGMVYLKKQKGIKVYSLQEVHESSLKA, encoded by the coding sequence ATGCCTAAACGTAAAGATTTGCATAGTATATTAATAATTGGGTCTGGACCTATAGTTATAGGACAAGCTTGTGAGTTTGACTATTCTGGTGTGCAAGCATGTAAAGCTTTTAAAGAAGAAAATTATAAAACTATATTAGTTAATAGTAATCCAGCTACTATAATGACTGATCCTGAAACAGCTGATGTAGTTTATATTGAACCTATAAATTGGCAATCTTTGGAAAAAATTATCGAAAAAGAAAGACCAGATGCTTTATTACCTACTATGGGAGGTCAAACAGCTTTAAATTGTGCTTTAGATTTATCTCGTAATGGAGTATTAAAAAAATATAATGTAGAACTAATTGGAGCTAATTCAAATGCAATAGAAAAAGCAGAAGATAGACAATTATTTAAAAAAGCTATGGATTCTATAGGATTACAGTCAGCAAAATCTGATATTGCTCATAGTTTAGAAGAAGCTTGGTTAATACAGAAAAAAATTGCTATTGACAATAATAATAATGGTTTTCCAATAGTTATTCGTCCCAGCTTTACAATGGGTGGATCAGGGGGCGGTATTGCATATAACTCAGAAGAATTTGAAACAATATGTAACAGAGGGTTAGAAGCTTCTCCAACACATGAGTTATTGATTGAAGAGTCTTTATTAGGTTGGAAAGAATTTGAAATGGAAGTTATTCGTGATAAGAATGATAATTGTATTATAGTATGCTCTATAGAAAATTTAGATCCTATGGGTATACATACTGGTGATTCTATTACAGTTGCTCCTGCTCAAACTTTGACAGATAAAGAATATCAAATTATGAGAGATGCCTCATTTGCTGTTTTAAGAGAAATTGGAGTAGATACTGGTGGTTCAAATGTACAATTTGCTGTCAATCCAATTAATGGAAGAATGATTGTAATTGAAATGAATCCTAGAGTTTCACGATCATCTGCTTTAGCCTCAAAAGCAACTGGATTTCCAATAGCTAAAATTGCAGCTTTATTATCTATTGGTTATACATTAGATGAACTAAGTAATGATATTACTGGTGGTACTATGCCGGCCTCTTTTGAGCCTTCCATAGATTATATAGTAACTAAAATTCCTAGATTTGCTTTTGAAAAGTTTGTAACAGCAGATTCTAAATTAACTACCCAAATGAAATCTGTTGGTGAAGTTATGGCTATAGGTAGAACATTTCAAGAATCTTTTCAAAAAGCACTTAGAAGTTTAGAAGTAGGTGTTGATGGATTAAATCAAAAAACTATAGATCGTGAAATATTACAATTAGAATTAGGATCCCCTGGTCCAGAAAGAATATGGTATATTGGAGATGCATTTGCACAAGGATTTAGTATTGAAGATGTGCATAAATATACTAAGATAGATGCTTGGTTTTTATCTCAAATAAAAGAAATTGTGGATATAGAATTATCTCTAGAATTGAAAAATATTTCAGATTTAAATAAAGATCTTTTATTAGAATTAAAACGTAGAGGTTTTTCTGATGCTAGATTGGCATATTTATTAGATTCATCTGAAAATGAAATTCGTAAATTAAGGCATAATTTCAATATTAGACCAGTATATAAAAGAGTTGATACATGTGCAGCAGAATTTTCTACTAGCACTGCATATCTCTACTCAACATATGAAGATGAATGCGAATCTGATCCATCTAATAAAAAGAAAATTATGATTTTAGGTGGTGGTCCTAATCGTATAGGTCAAGGTATTGAATTTGATTATTGTTGTGTTCATGCAGCAATGGCTCTACATGAAGACGGATATGAAACAATTATGATAAATTGTAATCCTGAAACAGTATCAACAGATTACGATATATCAGATAGATTATATTTTGAGCCTTTATCATTAGAAAATGTTTTAGAAATTTTTTACAAAGAACAACCATATGGTGTTATTGTTCAATATGGAGGACAAACTCCTTTGAAATTAGCAAGAGCATTAGAGGCAAATGGTGTACCTATAATAGGAACAAGTCCTGATTCTATTGATATAGCAGAAGATAGAGAACGCTTTCAAAAACTTATACATAAAATAAAATTACTACAACCAAAAAATGCTACTGCTCGTAATGAAATAGAAGCAATATCTATTGCTGATAATATTGGTTATCCATTGGTTGTACGTCCTAGCTATGTATTAGGTGGTAGAGCTATGGAAATAGTACATGAAAGATATGATTTAGAACGTTATATGCGTGAAGCGGTTAAGGTAAGTAATGATTCTCCTGTATTGTTAGATAGTTTTTTAAATAATGCTATTGAAGTAGATGTAGATTGTATTTGTGATGGGAAAGATGTATTTATAGGTGGCATAATGGAGCATATTGAACAAGCAGGTGTACATTCAGGTGACTCTGCATGTAGTTTACCACCTTATTCTTTATCAGAAAAAATTATATCAGATATCAAGAAACAAACTACTTCCTTAGCTAAAGCTTTAAATGTTAAAGGATTAATGAATGTTCAATTTGCTATTCAAGATAACGTAATATATATTTTAGAAGTTAATCCAAGAGCTTCTCGTACTATTCCATATGTTTCTAAAGCTACTGGGTTACAATTAGCTAAAGTTGCTGCTAGAGTTATGGTAGGCCAAAGTTTAAAATCTCAAAATATCGTAAATGAAATAACACCAAATTTTTATTCTGTAAAAGAAGCTGTTTTTCCATTTGCAAAATTTCCAGGTGTTGATAGTATATTAGGTCCTGAAATGAAGTCAACTGGCGAAGTTATGGGTATTGGTTTAAGTTTTGCAGAAGCTTTTGTAAAAGCTCAATTAGGTGCAGGTATTGTATTACCTAATAATGGTAAAATATTTATTAGTGTTAAAAATCAAGATAAGCCAAAAATAAAAGATATAGTTTTACATTTGCATAATTTAGGGTTTGAGATAATATCAACTATAGGTACTGCAAAAATTATTGCAGAATTAGGTATTCCTGTTAGAATTATAAATAAGGTTAATGAAGGTAGACCTAATGTAATAGATATGTTAAAAAATGGAGAGATTTCTATGGTTATAAATACTGTAGAAGAAAAACGTAATGCTATTAGTGACTCTAAATTTATTCGTACACAATCTGTTTTATCAAAAATTACTATTTTTACAACTATAAATGGTGCAAAGGCAGCTGTTGATGGTATGGTGTATCTAAAAAAACAGAAAGGCATTAAAGTATACTCTTTACAAGAAGTACATGAATCTTCATTAAAGGCATAA
- the greA gene encoding transcription elongation factor GreA, with protein MSAIYLTVNGAERLKKELHHLKTIKRPEIINAISEARSHGDLSENAEYDVAREKQSFIEGRISELESILSNANIIDPKTLDAEDRIVFGAFIKIEEISSGEITSYQIVGNAESDIKSNLISVSSPLARALIGKRVGDIASVDAPSGIHEYEILEISYK; from the coding sequence ATGTCTGCTATTTATTTAACAGTTAATGGAGCAGAACGTTTAAAAAAAGAATTACATCATTTAAAAACTATAAAGCGCCCTGAAATTATAAATGCAATTTCAGAAGCAAGGTCTCATGGAGATCTTTCGGAAAATGCTGAATATGATGTAGCTCGTGAAAAACAAAGCTTTATAGAAGGACGTATATCAGAATTAGAATCTATATTATCAAATGCAAATATTATAGATCCTAAGACTCTTGATGCTGAAGATCGTATAGTATTTGGTGCTTTTATAAAAATTGAAGAAATTTCTTCAGGTGAAATTACTTCTTACCAAATCGTTGGAAATGCAGAATCAGATATTAAATCTAATTTAATATCAGTATCTAGTCCACTAGCTAGAGCACTTATTGGAAAACGAGTTGGAGATATAGCATCAGTTGATGCTCCATCAGGTATTCATGA